The following proteins are co-located in the Thermus thermophilus HB8 genome:
- a CDS encoding P1 family peptidase, translating to MAEALWGKEALLPGLRVGHFTDREALTGCTVVLAEEGAVAAVDVRGAAPGTRETDLLAPENTVERVQAVLLTGGSALGLAAADGVVRYLRERGKGFPTPAGVVPIVPAAVLYDLGRGEAFRPPGPEAGYGACLAAGSEVAEGSVGAGTGAVAGGVKGGVGLAGYLLEEGFRVMALAAVNSLGRPFDPLTGRLYAEGLLAPEERALLPDLSRYRGSPEDYRFPFLLGQNTTLAVVATDAPLTKAQAKRLAIMAQDGLARALRPAHTPLDGDLVFALALGDGQGVDPMTLLRLGAYAADALARAIARGVLLAEGVPGVLAYRERVAGGPSEF from the coding sequence ATGGCGGAAGCCTTGTGGGGAAAGGAGGCCTTGCTTCCCGGGCTTAGGGTGGGCCACTTCACGGACCGGGAGGCCCTCACCGGGTGCACCGTGGTTCTGGCGGAAGAGGGGGCGGTGGCGGCGGTGGACGTGCGGGGGGCGGCCCCGGGGACCCGGGAGACGGACCTCCTTGCCCCCGAGAACACCGTGGAGCGGGTCCAGGCGGTCCTCCTCACTGGGGGAAGCGCCTTGGGCCTTGCCGCCGCAGACGGGGTGGTGCGCTACCTCCGGGAGCGGGGAAAGGGCTTCCCCACGCCCGCGGGCGTGGTGCCCATCGTGCCCGCCGCGGTGCTTTACGACCTGGGGCGGGGGGAGGCCTTCCGGCCCCCGGGCCCGGAGGCGGGGTATGGAGCCTGTCTCGCCGCAGGAAGCGAGGTGGCCGAGGGGAGCGTGGGGGCGGGCACGGGGGCCGTGGCGGGCGGGGTGAAGGGCGGGGTGGGCCTTGCGGGCTACCTCCTGGAGGAGGGCTTTAGGGTCATGGCCCTCGCCGCGGTGAATAGCCTCGGCCGCCCCTTTGACCCCCTCACGGGGAGGCTCTACGCCGAGGGCCTCCTCGCCCCGGAGGAGCGGGCGCTTCTCCCCGACCTCTCCCGCTACCGGGGAAGCCCCGAGGACTACCGCTTTCCCTTCCTCCTCGGCCAGAACACCACCCTGGCGGTGGTGGCCACGGACGCCCCCCTCACCAAGGCCCAGGCCAAAAGGCTCGCCATCATGGCCCAAGACGGCCTCGCCCGGGCCCTCCGCCCCGCCCACACCCCTTTGGACGGGGACCTGGTCTTCGCCCTGGCCCTGGGGGACGGGCAAGGGGTGGACCCCATGACCCTCCTCCGCCTTGGGGCCTACGCCGCTGACGCCCTCGCCCGGGCCATCGCCCGGGGGGTGCTCTTGGCGGAGGGGGTGCCGGGGGTGCTTGCCTACAGGGAGAGGGTGGCCGGGGGTCCGTCTGAATTTTAA
- a CDS encoding TRAP transporter small permease subunit: MNALLRWLSWVEAVAVWVGRLAAWITLVCVLILTYEVVMRYFFNAPTRWAHLTSTLLFGLLYVLTGAYALKEKSHVGVDVFYSRLPRKAQAAVNLLGSVFLFLFAGALLLYGWDFFLASWRDREFALDNEAIPIYPFKLAIPLGALLLLMQGLVLALRELAFLLGGAHAD, translated from the coding sequence ATGAACGCCCTGCTGCGCTGGCTCTCCTGGGTGGAGGCGGTGGCGGTCTGGGTGGGGCGTCTGGCCGCTTGGATCACCTTGGTCTGCGTGCTCATCCTGACCTACGAGGTGGTCATGCGGTATTTCTTCAATGCCCCCACCCGCTGGGCCCACCTCACCTCCACCCTTCTTTTCGGCCTCCTTTACGTCCTCACCGGGGCCTACGCCCTCAAAGAGAAGAGTCATGTAGGGGTGGACGTCTTCTACAGCCGTCTGCCCCGGAAGGCCCAGGCGGCGGTGAACCTCTTGGGCTCCGTCTTCCTCTTTCTCTTCGCCGGGGCGCTTCTCCTTTACGGCTGGGACTTCTTCCTGGCCTCCTGGCGGGACCGGGAGTTCGCTCTGGATAACGAGGCGATCCCCATCTACCCCTTTAAACTGGCCATTCCTTTAGGGGCCCTTCTCCTGCTGATGCAAGGGCTGGTTTTGGCCCTGCGCGAACTCGCCTTCCTCCTCGGGGGTGCCCATGCCGATTGA
- a CDS encoding zinc-dependent alcohol dehydrogenase, whose product MKALLYTPSLPRFFGARLLGKRFPRKLLPLRLAEVPLPEREGFLRVRVRLSGVCGSDLALLYGKSPPSLSPFFSFPAVLGHEILGEHEGALVAVNPLLACADRGLPPCPRCQEGEEGLCQNVAEGPLAPGMLGYNRDLPGGWGEWVLARPERLYPIPPGVPEERAVFAEPLAVVLRGLNKLKPWPEEVLVLGMGTIGLLAVRLLRALGYAGRLLAVAKYPHQAERAKAFGADGVYGSAKEALLARARRYRYLLFEGHRGGYEAVVEASGSGRGFREALALAREGGKVLLLGAPGLEVVDLSPFWFKEVALWGSYTYTREEFREAVGLLPELEGLESLVGGVYPLEAWPEALVAKGKALFRPKG is encoded by the coding sequence ATGAAGGCCCTCCTCTACACCCCATCCCTCCCCCGCTTCTTCGGGGCGAGGCTTCTCGGTAAGCGCTTTCCCAGAAAGCTCCTCCCCCTCAGGCTCGCCGAGGTCCCCCTCCCCGAACGGGAAGGCTTCCTGCGGGTCCGGGTGCGCCTAAGCGGGGTCTGCGGCTCGGACCTCGCCCTCCTCTACGGGAAAAGCCCCCCCTCCCTAAGCCCCTTCTTCTCCTTCCCCGCGGTGCTGGGCCACGAGATCCTGGGGGAACACGAGGGGGCTCTCGTGGCGGTGAACCCCCTCCTCGCCTGCGCCGACCGGGGGCTTCCCCCCTGCCCTAGGTGCCAGGAGGGGGAGGAAGGGCTTTGCCAGAACGTGGCCGAGGGCCCCTTGGCCCCGGGGATGCTGGGCTACAACCGGGACCTCCCCGGGGGATGGGGGGAGTGGGTCCTGGCCCGCCCGGAGAGGCTCTACCCCATCCCCCCAGGCGTCCCCGAGGAGCGGGCCGTCTTCGCCGAGCCTTTGGCGGTGGTCCTGAGGGGCTTAAACAAACTCAAGCCCTGGCCTGAGGAGGTCCTGGTCCTGGGGATGGGCACCATCGGCCTCCTCGCGGTCAGGCTCCTACGGGCCCTGGGCTACGCGGGAAGGCTTCTCGCCGTGGCCAAGTACCCCCACCAGGCGGAAAGGGCCAAGGCCTTCGGGGCAGACGGGGTCTACGGGAGCGCGAAGGAGGCCCTTTTGGCGCGGGCCCGGCGCTACCGCTACCTCCTCTTTGAGGGCCATAGGGGCGGGTACGAGGCGGTGGTGGAGGCCTCGGGAAGCGGCCGGGGCTTCCGGGAGGCCCTCGCCCTCGCCCGGGAAGGGGGGAAGGTGCTCCTCCTGGGAGCGCCGGGGCTTGAGGTTGTGGACCTCTCCCCCTTCTGGTTTAAGGAGGTGGCCCTTTGGGGGAGCTACACCTACACCCGGGAGGAGTTCCGGGAGGCGGTGGGGCTTCTCCCGGAGCTAGAGGGCCTGGAAAGCCTGGTGGGGGGCGTCTACCCCCTGGAGGCCTGGCCCGAGGCCCTTGTGGCGAAGGGGAAGGCCCTCTTCCGGCCCAAAGGGTAG
- the lon gene encoding endopeptidase La, which produces MKDFLRLELPVLPLRNTVVLPHTTTGVDVGRLKSKRAVEEALSADRLLFLVTQKDPEVDDPAPEDLYAVGTLAVVKQAMRLPDGTLQVMVEARSRARLLSYVAAPYLRAVGEAIPEPPLKDPELARVLVNEVQEAFERYLQNHKTLRLDRYQQEAVKSTRDPAILADLVAHHATWTLEEKQTILETPEVEERLKRVLALLLRDLERFELDKKIAARVKEQMDQNQREYYLREQMKAIQKELGGGEDFLTEIEELRERIEKKGMPEPVKEKALKELKRLERMQPGSPEATVSRTYLDWLLEVPWTEADPEVLDISVTKRVLDEDHYGLKEVKERILEYLAVRQLTQGKEVKGHAPILCFVGPPGVGKTSLGKSIARSMNRRFHRISLGGVRDEAEIRGHRRTYIGALPGKIIQGMKQVGVVNPVFLLDEIDKLSSDWRGDPAAALLEVLDPEQNHTFTDHYLDVPYDLSKVFFITTANTLSTIPRPLLDRMEVIEIPGYTLHEKRAIARYFRWPFQVKEAGLEGRLEITDRAIERIVQEYTREAGVRNLDRELSKVARKAAKDYLEKPWEGVRVVDAEDLEAYLGVPKYRPDRAEKEPQVGAAQGLAWTPYGGTLLTIEAVAVPGTGKVNLTGNLGEVMKESAHAALTYLRAHREEWGLPEGFHKDYDLHIHVPEGATPKDGPSAGITIATALASALTGRPVRMDIAMTGEITLRGRVLPIGGVKEKLLAAHQAGIHRVILPKENAAELKEVPEEILKDLEIHFVEEVGEVLKLLLLPPPPPPAVQPDRPQPGVGA; this is translated from the coding sequence ACTCCCCGTGCTCCCTCTCCGGAACACCGTGGTCCTCCCCCACACCACCACCGGGGTGGACGTGGGGCGCCTCAAGAGCAAGCGGGCGGTGGAGGAGGCCCTCTCCGCCGACCGGCTCCTCTTCTTGGTGACCCAGAAGGACCCGGAGGTGGACGACCCCGCCCCGGAGGACCTTTACGCCGTGGGCACCCTGGCCGTGGTCAAGCAGGCCATGCGCCTGCCGGACGGCACCCTCCAGGTGATGGTGGAGGCGAGAAGCCGGGCCCGGCTCCTCTCCTACGTGGCCGCCCCTTACCTCCGGGCCGTGGGCGAGGCCATCCCCGAGCCTCCCCTAAAGGATCCCGAACTCGCCCGGGTCCTGGTGAACGAGGTCCAAGAGGCCTTTGAGCGCTACCTGCAGAACCACAAGACCCTGCGCCTGGACCGCTACCAGCAGGAGGCGGTCAAGAGCACCCGGGACCCCGCCATCCTGGCGGACCTCGTGGCCCATCACGCCACCTGGACCCTGGAGGAGAAGCAGACCATCCTGGAGACCCCGGAGGTGGAGGAGCGCCTGAAGCGGGTGCTGGCCCTGCTCCTCCGCGACCTGGAGCGCTTTGAGCTGGACAAGAAGATCGCCGCCCGGGTCAAGGAGCAGATGGACCAGAACCAGAGGGAGTACTACCTCCGGGAGCAGATGAAGGCCATCCAGAAAGAGCTCGGGGGTGGGGAGGACTTCCTCACGGAGATAGAGGAGCTCCGCGAACGCATTGAAAAGAAGGGCATGCCCGAGCCCGTGAAGGAGAAGGCCCTCAAGGAGCTCAAGCGCCTGGAGCGCATGCAGCCCGGCTCCCCCGAGGCCACGGTGAGCCGCACCTACCTGGACTGGCTCCTCGAGGTCCCCTGGACCGAGGCCGACCCCGAGGTGCTGGACATCTCCGTGACCAAGCGGGTCCTGGACGAAGACCACTACGGCCTCAAGGAGGTGAAGGAGCGCATCCTGGAGTACCTGGCGGTGCGCCAGCTCACCCAGGGGAAGGAGGTGAAGGGCCACGCCCCCATCCTCTGCTTCGTGGGGCCCCCCGGGGTGGGCAAGACCTCCCTGGGCAAGAGCATCGCCCGGAGCATGAACCGCCGCTTCCACCGCATCTCCTTGGGCGGGGTGCGGGACGAGGCGGAGATCCGGGGCCACCGCCGCACCTACATCGGGGCCCTCCCCGGCAAGATCATCCAGGGGATGAAGCAGGTGGGGGTGGTGAACCCCGTCTTCCTCCTGGACGAGATTGACAAGCTCTCCTCCGACTGGCGGGGGGACCCGGCGGCGGCCCTCCTCGAGGTCTTAGACCCCGAGCAGAACCACACCTTCACCGACCACTACCTGGACGTGCCCTACGACCTCTCCAAGGTCTTCTTCATCACCACGGCCAACACCCTCTCCACCATCCCGAGGCCCCTTCTGGACCGGATGGAGGTCATTGAGATCCCCGGCTACACCCTCCACGAGAAGCGCGCCATCGCCCGCTACTTCCGCTGGCCCTTCCAGGTGAAGGAGGCGGGGCTTGAAGGGAGGCTGGAGATCACCGACCGGGCCATAGAGCGCATCGTCCAGGAGTACACCCGGGAGGCCGGGGTGCGCAACCTGGACCGGGAGCTCTCCAAGGTGGCCAGGAAGGCCGCTAAGGACTACCTGGAAAAGCCCTGGGAAGGGGTCAGGGTGGTGGACGCCGAGGACCTCGAGGCCTACCTGGGCGTCCCCAAGTACCGCCCCGACCGGGCGGAGAAGGAGCCCCAGGTGGGGGCGGCCCAGGGCCTGGCCTGGACCCCCTACGGGGGCACCCTCCTCACCATTGAGGCCGTGGCCGTCCCCGGCACGGGCAAGGTGAACCTCACCGGGAACCTGGGGGAGGTCATGAAGGAGTCGGCCCACGCCGCCCTCACCTACCTCCGGGCCCACCGGGAGGAGTGGGGGCTTCCGGAGGGCTTCCACAAGGACTACGATCTCCACATCCACGTCCCCGAGGGCGCCACCCCAAAAGACGGCCCCTCGGCGGGGATCACCATCGCCACCGCCCTGGCGAGCGCCCTCACGGGCCGCCCGGTGCGCATGGACATCGCCATGACCGGGGAGATCACCCTAAGGGGCAGGGTCCTCCCCATCGGCGGGGTGAAGGAAAAGCTCCTCGCCGCCCACCAGGCGGGGATCCACCGGGTCATTCTCCCCAAGGAGAACGCCGCCGAGCTCAAGGAGGTGCCCGAGGAGATCCTCAAGGACCTGGAGATCCACTTCGTGGAGGAGGTGGGCGAGGTCCTGAAGCTCCTCCTCCTCCCCCCTCCCCCACCCCCGGCGGTCCAGCCGGACCGCCCCCAGCCCGGCGTGGGCGCTTAG
- a CDS encoding class II aldolase/adducin family protein, giving the protein MWEYLIHGEPTPRLKPFLEGVGKALEAQGFRHNPESEAPNLVLNAITPENPRPYRRRAQATFVASVLELPEFPQDPLRELYPYLVRALSNVLLAYVPGQGVKFLTLELGHYGEPEGKGFYERVAARLRPIACSRLVINNIFEPDLEPELWQGDELTESMYRAGKKLKEWDLLPAPFPIEEILPPEDLRHVKRLYGIGGLSYGNLSVRKDEKRFWMSASGVDKANLREIGRDILMVKDYDPERNAILLSVPPHVEPRRVSVDAIEHWMIYREHPEVGAILHVHAWMEGVPATAFNYPCGTYELAQAVADKVREAPDPARAVVGLKNHGLTITGRSLDEILERIEGKLIRTVPMA; this is encoded by the coding sequence ATGTGGGAATACCTCATCCACGGCGAACCCACGCCCAGGCTCAAGCCTTTTCTGGAGGGCGTCGGAAAGGCCCTCGAGGCCCAAGGCTTCCGCCATAACCCCGAGTCCGAAGCCCCGAACCTCGTCCTCAACGCCATCACCCCGGAAAACCCAAGGCCCTACCGCCGCAGGGCCCAGGCCACCTTCGTGGCCTCGGTCCTGGAGCTTCCCGAGTTTCCCCAAGACCCCCTGCGGGAGCTTTACCCCTACCTGGTCCGGGCGCTTTCCAACGTCCTCTTGGCCTACGTGCCGGGCCAGGGCGTCAAGTTCCTCACCCTGGAGCTCGGCCACTACGGGGAGCCCGAGGGCAAGGGGTTCTACGAGCGGGTGGCGGCGCGCCTAAGGCCCATCGCCTGCAGCCGCCTCGTCATCAACAACATCTTTGAGCCGGACCTCGAGCCCGAGCTCTGGCAGGGGGACGAGCTCACGGAGAGCATGTACCGGGCGGGGAAGAAGCTCAAGGAGTGGGACCTCCTCCCCGCCCCCTTCCCCATTGAGGAGATCCTCCCCCCCGAGGACCTGAGGCACGTGAAAAGGCTCTACGGCATCGGGGGGCTCTCCTACGGAAACCTCTCCGTGCGCAAGGACGAGAAACGCTTCTGGATGTCGGCAAGCGGGGTGGACAAGGCGAACCTCCGGGAGATCGGCCGGGACATCCTCATGGTCAAGGACTACGACCCCGAGCGAAACGCCATCCTCCTCTCCGTCCCTCCCCATGTGGAGCCGAGGCGGGTGAGCGTGGACGCCATTGAGCACTGGATGATCTACCGGGAGCACCCCGAGGTGGGGGCCATCCTCCACGTGCACGCCTGGATGGAGGGCGTGCCCGCCACCGCCTTCAACTACCCCTGCGGCACCTACGAGCTCGCCCAGGCGGTGGCGGATAAGGTGAGGGAGGCCCCGGACCCCGCCCGGGCCGTGGTGGGGCTCAAGAACCACGGCCTCACCATCACCGGAAGAAGCCTGGACGAGATCCTGGAGCGCATAGAGGGCAAGCTCATCCGCACCGTGCCCATGGCATGA
- a CDS encoding TRAP transporter large permease translates to MPIETLTWLMFGALFVLLLTGYPLAFLVGGLSVVFIAWLWSPDALALVPQRVWNNMTQYLLAAIPLFIFMASMLEKSGVIEEVFDVAYKWLGRIPGGLAVATVVASTVLAAMVGVIGAAVVTMALVALPSMLRRGYSPVLAVGTVMAGGTLGILIPPSVLAIVYGLVANQSVGELYLGSVFPGLVLSGLYILFSVGYALLNPKAAPRLSPEETPTWSERWRALRSIWSPLVLIFLVLGTIFLGLAAPTEAAAIGAFGAMVVAAIHRRLSWTILRLALEQTAKATAMVMWIVFGANAFVGFYIAQGGDRYVSELLLGTGLSPWGILLLMQGILIVLGMFLDWVGILLLAVPVFVPIIRDLGFDPLWFGVLYLVNMQISFLSPPFGYALFYVRGVAPQVPMGTIYKAALPFLFLQLVGLALVMLFPGLATWLPSVVYGR, encoded by the coding sequence ATGCCGATTGAGACCCTCACCTGGCTGATGTTCGGGGCCCTTTTTGTCCTTCTCCTCACCGGCTACCCCCTGGCCTTTTTGGTCGGGGGGCTTTCCGTGGTCTTCATCGCCTGGCTCTGGAGCCCCGACGCCTTGGCCTTGGTGCCCCAGCGGGTCTGGAACAACATGACCCAATACCTCCTCGCCGCCATCCCCCTTTTCATCTTCATGGCCTCCATGCTGGAAAAATCGGGGGTCATAGAGGAGGTTTTTGACGTGGCCTACAAGTGGCTGGGCCGGATCCCGGGGGGGTTGGCCGTGGCCACGGTGGTGGCCTCCACCGTCCTCGCGGCCATGGTGGGGGTTATCGGGGCGGCGGTGGTGACCATGGCCCTGGTGGCCCTCCCTTCCATGCTCCGCCGGGGCTATAGCCCGGTTTTGGCCGTGGGAACGGTGATGGCTGGGGGGACCTTGGGCATCCTGATTCCCCCCAGCGTCTTGGCCATCGTCTACGGCTTGGTGGCCAACCAGTCCGTGGGGGAGCTTTACCTGGGCTCGGTTTTCCCTGGGCTGGTCCTTTCGGGGTTGTACATTCTCTTCTCGGTGGGGTATGCCCTCCTGAACCCCAAGGCGGCCCCCCGCTTGAGCCCGGAGGAAACGCCCACCTGGTCCGAGCGGTGGCGGGCGCTCCGGTCCATATGGTCCCCTTTGGTCCTTATCTTTTTGGTGCTGGGCACGATCTTTCTGGGGCTTGCCGCCCCTACGGAGGCCGCGGCCATCGGGGCCTTCGGGGCCATGGTGGTGGCGGCCATCCACCGCCGTCTTTCCTGGACCATCTTGCGCTTGGCCCTGGAGCAGACGGCGAAGGCGACGGCCATGGTGATGTGGATCGTCTTTGGGGCCAACGCCTTTGTGGGGTTTTACATCGCCCAAGGGGGGGACCGCTACGTTTCCGAGCTCCTGCTGGGGACGGGACTTTCCCCCTGGGGCATCCTCCTCCTGATGCAGGGAATCCTCATCGTCTTGGGGATGTTCTTGGACTGGGTGGGGATCCTGCTCTTGGCGGTGCCCGTCTTTGTGCCGATCATCCGGGACCTGGGGTTTGATCCCTTGTGGTTCGGCGTCCTCTATCTGGTGAACATGCAGATCTCTTTCCTAAGTCCACCCTTCGGCTACGCCCTTTTCTACGTGCGGGGTGTGGCCCCTCAGGTCCCTATGGGGACGATCTATAAAGCTGCCCTTCCCTTCCTCTTCCTCCAGCTCGTGGGGCTGGCCTTGGTGATGCTTTTCCCGGGGCTGGCCACCTGGCTTCCGAGCGTGGTGTACGGCCGCTAG
- a CDS encoding S1C family serine protease, with protein sequence MARLRLGLLGLLLLAAFLAWRAAPEVFWTLPAGAEGEALERVYREAHPAVFRVEVAEGPRGTGFFVGKDEALTAYHVVAGKREVVLYTAAGTRLKARVVGFSEPRDLAYLKAEGEGPRALPLGPLTPPRPGEAVLHIGNGRGEFLAPRYGRVLRLEASPSPFLPQGLVETSLPLAPGDSGGPVLNREGRVLGVAVAIGATEEGFRGYFTPLFGWERTLEALRAGLEESWPYLGLRGPRGLTPELARELGLPPGGVLVGEVVPGGAAHRAGLRGVESGGVPDVILEVNGVPVNAFEDLLREVRRYRVGDRVRLTVRRGGQVFPVEVVLAPFPGR encoded by the coding sequence ATGGCCCGGCTCCGGCTAGGCCTCCTCGGGCTTCTCCTCCTCGCGGCCTTCCTCGCCTGGCGGGCCGCCCCTGAGGTCTTCTGGACCCTCCCCGCCGGGGCGGAGGGCGAGGCCCTGGAGCGGGTCTACCGGGAGGCCCACCCCGCCGTCTTCCGGGTGGAGGTGGCGGAAGGCCCCCGGGGCACGGGCTTTTTCGTGGGCAAGGACGAGGCCCTCACCGCCTACCACGTGGTGGCCGGGAAGCGGGAGGTCGTCCTCTACACCGCCGCGGGGACGCGCCTCAAGGCCCGGGTCGTGGGCTTTTCCGAACCCCGGGACCTGGCCTACCTGAAGGCGGAGGGGGAAGGCCCCAGGGCCCTCCCCCTGGGCCCCCTCACCCCTCCCCGCCCTGGGGAGGCCGTCCTCCACATCGGGAACGGCCGGGGCGAGTTCCTCGCCCCTAGGTACGGCCGCGTCCTCCGCCTCGAGGCCTCCCCCTCCCCCTTCCTTCCCCAAGGCCTTGTGGAAACCTCCCTCCCCCTCGCTCCCGGGGACTCCGGGGGGCCCGTCCTCAACCGGGAGGGGAGGGTCCTGGGGGTGGCCGTGGCCATCGGGGCCACGGAGGAGGGCTTCCGCGGCTACTTCACCCCCCTCTTCGGCTGGGAAAGGACCCTGGAGGCCCTCCGGGCGGGCCTCGAGGAGTCCTGGCCCTACCTGGGCCTGAGGGGGCCCAGGGGGCTCACCCCGGAGCTTGCCCGGGAACTGGGCCTGCCCCCGGGCGGGGTCCTGGTGGGCGAGGTGGTCCCGGGCGGGGCGGCCCACAGGGCGGGGCTTAGGGGGGTGGAGTCGGGCGGCGTGCCGGACGTGATCCTAGAGGTCAACGGCGTCCCCGTGAACGCCTTTGAGGACCTCCTCCGGGAGGTGCGCCGCTACAGGGTGGGGGACAGGGTCCGGCTCACGGTGCGGCGGGGAGGCCAGGTCTTCCCGGTGGAGGTGGTCCTCGCCCCCTTCCCCGGGCGCTAG
- the dctP gene encoding TRAP transporter substrate-binding protein DctP, which yields MKRVSRRAFLRRLGVGVAATAAFSPLAVAQARRYRWRIQTAWDAGTVGYSLFQKFTERVKELTDGQLEVQPFPAGAVVGTFDMFDAVKTGVLDGMNPFTLYWAGRMPVTAFLSSYALGLDRPDQWETWFYSLGGLDIARRAFAEQGLFYVGPVQHDLNIIHSKKPIRRFEDFKGVKLRVPGGMIAEVFAAAGASTVLLPGGEVYPALERGVIDAADFVGPAVNYNLGFHQVAKYIIMGPPETPAIHQPVDLMDFTINLNRWRSLPKPLQERFIAAVHEYSWIHYAGIQKANLEAWPKYRQAGVEVIRLSNEDVRKFRRLAIPIWFKWAKMDKYSREAFASQLEYMKGIGYVTDEELKGLSL from the coding sequence ATGAAAAGGGTTTCGCGGCGCGCCTTTCTGAGGAGGTTGGGTGTAGGGGTGGCGGCCACTGCGGCCTTTTCTCCTCTGGCGGTGGCCCAAGCGAGGCGCTACCGTTGGCGCATCCAGACCGCTTGGGATGCGGGCACGGTAGGCTATTCCCTGTTCCAGAAGTTCACCGAGCGTGTTAAGGAGCTCACCGACGGCCAGTTGGAGGTTCAGCCCTTCCCCGCAGGGGCCGTGGTGGGTACCTTTGACATGTTTGACGCGGTGAAGACGGGCGTTTTGGACGGGATGAACCCCTTCACCCTCTACTGGGCGGGGCGGATGCCGGTGACGGCCTTTCTTTCCTCCTATGCCCTGGGTTTGGACCGGCCCGACCAGTGGGAGACCTGGTTCTACAGCCTGGGCGGCCTGGACATCGCCCGGAGGGCCTTCGCCGAGCAGGGGCTTTTCTACGTGGGCCCCGTGCAACACGATTTGAACATCATCCACTCCAAAAAGCCGATCCGTCGCTTTGAGGATTTCAAAGGGGTAAAGCTGCGGGTGCCGGGCGGAATGATTGCTGAAGTCTTTGCCGCCGCGGGGGCCTCCACGGTCCTTCTACCCGGAGGCGAGGTCTATCCTGCCTTGGAGCGTGGGGTCATTGATGCGGCCGACTTTGTGGGGCCTGCGGTCAACTACAATCTGGGCTTCCACCAGGTGGCCAAGTACATCATTATGGGGCCCCCGGAGACCCCGGCCATCCATCAGCCGGTGGACCTTATGGACTTCACCATCAACCTCAATCGGTGGCGGTCGCTACCCAAGCCTTTGCAAGAGCGTTTCATCGCCGCTGTTCACGAATACAGTTGGATTCACTACGCCGGGATTCAAAAGGCCAACCTCGAGGCCTGGCCCAAGTACCGCCAGGCGGGTGTGGAGGTCATCCGCCTGTCTAACGAGGACGTGCGCAAGTTCCGCCGTCTGGCCATCCCCATCTGGTTCAAGTGGGCCAAGATGGACAAGTACTCGCGGGAGGCCTTCGCCAGCCAGCTGGAGTACATGAAGGGCATCGGCTACGTTACGGACGAGGAGCTCAAGGGGCTTTCCCTTTAG